Proteins encoded in a region of the Ornithodoros turicata isolate Travis chromosome 3, ASM3712646v1, whole genome shotgun sequence genome:
- the LOC135390147 gene encoding uncharacterized protein LOC135390147, with amino-acid sequence MSSSPKEESMSPELPTGIQEISGEYATGTLFTSGLSKGPSTRTTTSNVRNKISSADAEEQSPAASRPAINPRIALITAALMGHSIYKSKILRLCMALSGISIVTAALAFIAVKYIKDSVKPNVDTNTEVRNETTTAGNIESTRGNRSNASLPLAIFNQMEHGETVYVFDLD; translated from the exons ATGTCGTCATCCCCGAAAGAAGAGTCTATGTCCCCGGAACTGCCCACGGGTATACAAGAGATCTCCGGGGAATATGCTACGGGCACCCTCTTCACCTCTGGCCTGTCCAAGGGCCCATCCACGAGAACAACGACGAGCAATGTACGCAACAAAATATCCTCTGCAGATGCCGAAGAACAGTCCCCTGCGGCGTCCAGGCCTGCAATCAATCCCAGGATCGCCCTCATCACTGCCGCACTCATGGGACATTCAATCTACAAATCTAAAATCTTGCG ACTGTGCATGGCTCTCTCTGGAATATCGATCGTGACGGCAGCCTTAGCCTTTATCGCCGTCAAGTACATAAAGGACAGCGTCAAGCCTAACGTAGATACCAATACTGAGGTGCGTAACGAGACCACCACCGCAGGAAACATCGAATCCACCCGTGGGAACCGAAGCAACGCATCTCTTCCGCTCGCAATCTTCAACCAGATGGAACATGGGGAGACGGTATATGTATTCGACCTCGACTAG
- the LOC135390148 gene encoding uncharacterized protein LOC135390148, with protein sequence MSSSPKEESMSPELPTGIQEISGEYATGTLFNSGLSKGPSTSTTTSNVRNKISSADAEEQSPAASRPAINPRIALITAALMGHSIYKSKILRLCMALSGISIVTAALAFIAVKYIKDSVKPNVDSNTEVRNETTTAGNIESTRGNRSNASLPLAIFNQMEHGETVYVFDLD encoded by the exons ATGTCGTCATCCCCGAAAGAAGAGTCTATGTCCCCGGAACTGCCCACGGGTATACAAGAGATCTCCGGCGAATATGCTACGGGCACCCTCTTCAACTCTGGCCTGTCCAAGGGCCCATCCACGAGCACAACGACGAGCAATGTACGCAACAAAATATCCTCCGCAGATGCCGAAGAACAGTCCCCTGCGGCGTCCAGGCCTGCAATCAATCCCAGGATCGCCCTCATCACTGCCGCACTCATGGGACATTCAATCTACAAATCTAAAATCTTGCG ACTGTGCATGGCTCTCTCTGGAATATCGATCGTGACGGCAGCCTTAGCCTTTATCGCCGTCAAGTACATAAAGGACAGCGTCAAGCCTAACGTAGATTCTAATACTGAGGTGCGTAACGAGACCACCACCGCAGGAAACATCGAATCCACCCGTGGGAACCGAAGCAACGCATCTCTTCCGCTCGCAATCTTCAACCAGATGGAACATGGGGAGACGGTATATGTATTCGACCTCGACTAG